Proteins encoded together in one Lysinibacillus sp. FSL K6-0232 window:
- the mutL gene encoding DNA mismatch repair endonuclease MutL, which produces MGNIQIMDEWLSNKIAAGEVVERPASVVKELVENAIDAGSTSIDVFLLEAGLTSIQVIDNGSGMDEEDALKSFSRHATSKIYQEHDLFRIRTLGFRGEALASIAAVSKMTLITSNGESGTYLELEGGHMMTHKPGPLRKGTDITVSQLFFNTPARLKYMKTIQTELGHTIDLINRLALGNPQIAFRLLHNGQQLLQTNGRGDVQQVLAAIYGVHNAKKMVSFQGESHDYKISGFLSLPEITRASKNYMSIFVNGRWVKHYLVQKTIVDAYHTYLPIERFPIVVLYIKGDPYLTDVNVHPAKHQIRLSKEPELLTLIGETVREALRSVMRVPQMEKKEKVQKPATEQLNIWKPAPKMDVEKMNTIVEKLYNVQTVKESELDNSVEPEPIATMMEDSWQPMPQQEAAAAEEVLDVAQPPAKEPFPALEVVGQIHGTYIVAQMEDGFYLIDQHAAQERIKYEFFREKVGQVNPQERQALLLPLTFHYTADEALILRENKHELETVGVFLEEFGQSSFVIREHPSWFPKGEEQEIIEDLIEQVLTTKKADVKKLREDAAIMMSCKKSIKANHYLTKEQMEALLRDLRKAENPFTCPHGRPVLIHFTTYEVEKMFKRVM; this is translated from the coding sequence ATGGGAAACATACAAATTATGGACGAATGGCTCTCCAATAAAATTGCAGCAGGGGAAGTAGTAGAACGACCAGCCTCTGTTGTTAAAGAGCTTGTTGAAAATGCGATTGATGCTGGTAGTACATCCATTGATGTTTTTTTACTAGAAGCAGGTCTTACTTCTATTCAAGTAATTGATAATGGTAGTGGGATGGATGAAGAGGATGCTTTAAAATCATTTTCTCGCCATGCAACGAGTAAAATCTATCAGGAGCATGATTTATTTCGCATTCGTACACTTGGCTTTCGCGGAGAGGCCTTGGCATCCATTGCTGCTGTTTCTAAAATGACGCTTATTACATCCAATGGTGAATCGGGTACATATTTAGAGCTTGAGGGTGGACATATGATGACACACAAGCCTGGTCCTTTACGCAAAGGAACAGATATTACCGTATCACAGCTATTTTTTAATACACCTGCTCGTTTAAAATATATGAAAACCATTCAAACAGAGCTTGGGCATACAATTGACCTTATTAATCGACTAGCCCTTGGCAATCCACAAATTGCGTTTCGCTTATTGCACAATGGTCAACAATTGCTGCAAACAAATGGACGAGGCGATGTGCAGCAAGTGCTTGCTGCGATTTATGGTGTCCATAACGCCAAGAAAATGGTGTCGTTCCAAGGCGAGTCACATGATTATAAAATTTCGGGCTTTTTATCCTTACCAGAAATAACGCGTGCTTCGAAAAATTATATGTCCATCTTTGTGAATGGGCGTTGGGTAAAGCATTATTTAGTGCAAAAAACGATTGTGGATGCATACCATACGTATTTACCGATTGAGCGCTTTCCAATTGTTGTGCTTTATATAAAGGGCGACCCCTATTTAACAGATGTAAACGTCCATCCTGCCAAACATCAAATCCGTTTAAGTAAAGAACCTGAGCTTTTAACATTGATTGGGGAAACAGTACGAGAGGCGCTCCGTTCAGTCATGCGTGTGCCACAAATGGAGAAAAAGGAAAAAGTCCAAAAGCCTGCTACGGAGCAATTAAATATATGGAAGCCAGCACCTAAAATGGATGTTGAAAAAATGAACACCATTGTAGAAAAGCTATACAATGTTCAAACCGTCAAGGAGTCTGAGCTTGATAATAGCGTAGAGCCGGAGCCTATTGCTACGATGATGGAGGATAGCTGGCAACCAATGCCACAGCAGGAGGCGGCAGCGGCTGAAGAGGTGCTAGACGTAGCACAGCCGCCCGCTAAGGAACCATTTCCAGCGCTTGAGGTTGTTGGACAAATTCATGGCACCTATATTGTTGCACAAATGGAGGATGGCTTTTATTTAATTGATCAGCATGCCGCACAGGAGCGCATTAAATATGAGTTTTTCCGTGAAAAGGTTGGTCAGGTCAATCCACAGGAGCGTCAGGCATTATTGCTGCCGCTTACCTTCCACTATACAGCCGATGAAGCGCTTATTTTACGGGAAAATAAGCATGAGCTAGAAACTGTAGGGGTGTTTTTAGAGGAATTTGGACAATCCTCCTTTGTCATACGGGAGCATCCAAGCTGGTTTCCTAAAGGTGAGGAACAGGAAATTATCGAGGATTTAATTGAGCAAGTGCTGACAACGAAAAAAGCAGATGTTAAAAAATTACGTGAGGACGCTGCTATTATGATGAGCTGTAAAAAATCCATTAAAGCTAATCATTATTTAACAAAGGAGCAAATGGAGGCATTGCTGCGAGATTTACGCAAGGCAGAAAATCCATTTACATGCCCACATGGACGTCCAGTGCTTATTCATTTTACAACCTATGAAGTAGAAAAAATGTTTAAGCGAGTGATGTAG
- a CDS encoding glycerol-3-phosphate dehydrogenase/oxidase: MFSFEQRPKILLYLEHYSFDVLVIGGGITGAGIALDAASRGLSVALIDMQDFSAGTSSRSTKLIHGGLRYLKQFDVGVVAEVGREREIVYDNAVHVTTPEKMLLPLYKKGSLSPLTTSLALKVYDRLAGVKKQERRTMLSAEETLALEPLLNPDGLVGGGYYVEYRTDDARLTIEVLKKAAEHGALCVNYAEMTAFIYDRKKLVGIKVKDHVTGRIFDVHAAQIVNAAGPWVDVIRQKDKVTDNKQLRLTKGVHIVVSQKYFPLKQAVYFDIVDGRMAFAIPRDGKAYIGTTDTVFEGDPIHPVATKKDVDYLIEAAKKVFPTATITKDTIESTWAGVRPLIYEKGKDPSEISRKDEIWIAPSGLMTIAGGKLTGYRQMAETIVDKIVKLRRYKHAGPCLTRELSLSGAKGINAINFPDYIAYKAREGVQYGLNYDEAKQLVQKYGTNVDALFDRVKYLHEHGSTMPLALHAMLLYGIEAEMVYTPSDFFIRRTGLLYFDIEAVKLYKQQVVQVMQQRLNYTEAQKNAYITQLDQAIMDATYFAKEGE; encoded by the coding sequence ATGTTTTCATTTGAGCAGCGTCCTAAAATTTTACTCTATTTAGAGCACTATAGTTTTGATGTACTCGTTATTGGTGGAGGTATTACAGGAGCAGGCATTGCACTAGATGCTGCATCAAGGGGGCTATCTGTTGCCTTAATTGATATGCAAGATTTTTCAGCAGGTACATCGAGTCGTTCAACAAAGCTGATTCACGGGGGTTTACGTTATTTAAAGCAATTCGATGTTGGCGTAGTAGCGGAAGTAGGACGTGAGCGTGAAATTGTTTATGATAATGCCGTTCATGTTACAACACCTGAAAAAATGCTCTTGCCCTTATATAAAAAGGGCTCCCTTAGTCCGCTCACAACATCGCTAGCATTAAAGGTGTATGACCGTTTGGCGGGTGTAAAAAAGCAGGAGCGTCGAACAATGCTAAGCGCAGAGGAAACGCTTGCATTAGAGCCTTTACTAAACCCAGATGGACTTGTTGGTGGTGGCTATTATGTAGAGTATCGTACAGATGATGCACGACTTACCATCGAAGTATTAAAAAAAGCCGCAGAGCATGGAGCACTTTGCGTTAATTATGCTGAGATGACAGCGTTTATTTATGACAGGAAAAAGCTCGTTGGCATTAAGGTAAAGGATCATGTAACAGGCAGAATCTTTGATGTTCATGCCGCACAAATTGTCAATGCAGCAGGTCCTTGGGTGGATGTAATACGACAAAAGGATAAAGTCACGGATAATAAGCAACTACGTTTAACAAAGGGCGTTCATATTGTTGTAAGCCAAAAATATTTTCCGCTGAAGCAGGCTGTTTATTTTGATATTGTGGATGGGCGAATGGCTTTTGCGATTCCACGTGATGGAAAAGCCTATATTGGCACAACAGATACAGTTTTTGAGGGTGACCCAATACATCCTGTTGCAACAAAGAAAGATGTCGATTATTTAATAGAGGCAGCGAAAAAAGTATTTCCAACGGCTACGATTACCAAGGATACAATTGAATCGACATGGGCAGGAGTACGTCCGCTTATCTATGAAAAAGGCAAGGATCCCTCTGAAATCTCCAGAAAGGATGAAATTTGGATAGCACCAAGTGGGTTAATGACGATTGCAGGTGGTAAACTAACAGGCTATCGTCAAATGGCAGAAACCATTGTGGATAAAATTGTGAAGCTTCGTCGCTATAAGCATGCAGGCCCCTGTCTAACACGTGAGCTCTCACTTTCTGGTGCAAAGGGCATCAATGCGATTAATTTCCCTGACTATATCGCCTATAAAGCGCGAGAAGGTGTACAATACGGCTTAAACTATGATGAAGCAAAGCAGCTTGTCCAAAAGTATGGTACAAATGTCGATGCGTTATTTGACCGTGTCAAATATTTGCATGAACACGGTAGCACAATGCCCCTTGCCTTACATGCAATGTTACTGTATGGCATTGAAGCAGAAATGGTCTACACACCAAGTGACTTCTTTATTCGTCGTACAGGTTTATTATACTTTGATATTGAAGCCGTTAAGCTCTATAAGCAGCAGGTTGTACAAGTGATGCAGCAGCGTTTAAATTATACAGAGGCACAAAAAAATGCCTATATCACACAGCTTGATCAAGCGATTATGGATGCGACATATTTTGCGAAAGAGGGAGAGTAA
- a CDS encoding alpha/beta fold hydrolase, translated as MTRYIQMSDQHFIFTRTLQPKAPCIGHIHILHGMAEHSGRYLSFAQTLNAAGYAVTMHDHRGHGETAAYNGTLGFFAEHHGFERVVKDAHEIITQLHKQFADVPLILFGHSMGSFITRRYIQLYSNNVDRVILCGTGNVTALHAVGNLLARALAKGLGKETESQLLNQLSFGSFNKQFPNPKTAYDWLTSVQQEVQKYIDDPYCGFIPTNQFFVDLTTGFTTLNRKKEIAKVRKDLPILLISGSKDPVGEQGLGVYTVAEQFAAAGVQDVTVYLFEDKRHEILNEDNQQAVFQVLLRWLEKYDTK; from the coding sequence ATGACACGCTATATTCAAATGTCAGATCAGCATTTTATTTTCACTCGCACATTACAGCCAAAGGCACCATGCATTGGTCATATTCATATTTTACATGGTATGGCAGAGCATAGTGGTCGTTACCTTTCATTTGCACAAACACTGAATGCAGCAGGCTATGCTGTAACAATGCATGATCATCGTGGACATGGCGAAACGGCTGCCTATAATGGCACTTTAGGCTTTTTCGCTGAACATCATGGCTTTGAGCGTGTTGTGAAAGATGCTCATGAGATTATTACACAGCTACACAAGCAGTTTGCTGATGTGCCATTAATACTTTTTGGTCATAGTATGGGTTCATTTATTACAAGACGCTATATTCAACTATATAGCAATAATGTGGATAGAGTGATTTTATGTGGAACAGGCAATGTTACAGCATTACATGCGGTAGGAAATCTTCTTGCTAGGGCATTAGCAAAAGGACTTGGTAAAGAAACAGAGAGTCAGCTATTAAATCAGCTCAGCTTTGGCAGCTTTAATAAGCAATTCCCAAATCCCAAAACGGCTTACGACTGGCTAACTTCTGTCCAGCAAGAGGTTCAAAAATATATTGATGATCCGTATTGTGGCTTTATTCCAACAAATCAATTTTTCGTTGATTTAACAACAGGCTTTACAACATTGAATCGCAAAAAGGAAATCGCTAAAGTGAGGAAGGATTTGCCGATTCTTTTGATAAGCGGCAGCAAGGACCCTGTTGGTGAACAGGGCTTAGGTGTTTACACAGTTGCTGAGCAATTCGCAGCAGCAGGTGTACAGGATGTAACGGTTTATTTATTTGAGGATAAACGTCATGAAATTTTAAATGAAGATAATCAACAAGCAGTTTTTCAAGTTTTATTACGGTGGTTAGAAAAATATGATACAAAGTAG
- the miaA gene encoding tRNA (adenosine(37)-N6)-dimethylallyltransferase MiaA has product MIQSSIEQAEVVAIVGPTASGKTALSIELAKKYNGEIINGDSMQIYKGLDIGTAKITEQEMEGIPHHLLSFLEPTEAFSVADYQRLVRDKIAEIQARQKLPIIVGGSGLYIQAVLYDFQFTEERVDEATRKAYYDELAALGPEAMHHKLQKLDPKTAATIHPNNTRRVIRALEMLELSGVSKAAEAQNRGQVPLYKHVIIGLGQNMSREVLYDRINRRVDIMMEQGLLDEVKGLWQQNIRGVQSIQAIGYKELYDYLDGKCSLEEAIDSLKQNSRRYAKRQLTYFRNKMDVYFLTADEQL; this is encoded by the coding sequence ATGATACAAAGTAGTATAGAGCAGGCTGAAGTGGTAGCCATCGTTGGTCCCACTGCCTCTGGTAAAACAGCGTTAAGCATTGAATTAGCCAAAAAATATAATGGAGAAATTATTAACGGTGATTCCATGCAAATTTATAAGGGGCTAGATATTGGTACAGCTAAAATTACAGAGCAGGAGATGGAGGGAATTCCCCATCATTTACTTAGCTTTTTAGAGCCAACGGAAGCTTTTTCTGTGGCAGATTACCAAAGGCTAGTACGGGACAAAATTGCAGAAATTCAAGCCAGACAGAAGCTTCCCATCATAGTTGGTGGCTCAGGCTTATACATCCAAGCCGTACTTTATGATTTCCAATTTACTGAAGAACGAGTAGATGAAGCGACACGTAAAGCTTACTATGATGAGCTAGCAGCACTCGGCCCAGAGGCAATGCATCATAAGCTACAAAAGCTAGACCCTAAAACAGCCGCAACCATTCATCCTAATAATACACGCCGTGTGATTCGCGCATTGGAAATGCTGGAGTTAAGTGGTGTATCAAAAGCGGCTGAAGCCCAAAATCGTGGACAAGTACCGCTGTATAAGCATGTTATTATTGGGCTAGGGCAAAATATGTCCCGTGAAGTGCTATATGACCGTATTAACCGTCGTGTCGATATCATGATGGAGCAAGGGCTTTTAGACGAAGTAAAAGGTCTATGGCAGCAGAATATTCGAGGTGTGCAGTCCATTCAAGCAATTGGCTACAAGGAATTATATGATTACTTAGATGGCAAATGCTCATTAGAGGAAGCGATTGATAGCTTAAAACAAAATTCACGCCGCTATGCGAAAAGGCAGCTAACTTATTTTCGTAATAAAATGGACGTTTATTTTTTAACAGCCGATGAGCAATTATAG
- the hfq gene encoding RNA chaperone Hfq → MKSINLQDAFLNQLRKNSIFVTVFLLNGFQLKGTVKSYDNFTVLLMDVEHKQHLIYKHAISTFVPAKHVELLETE, encoded by the coding sequence ATGAAATCAATTAATTTGCAAGATGCGTTTTTAAATCAATTACGTAAAAACAGTATTTTTGTCACTGTCTTTTTGTTAAATGGATTTCAGCTAAAGGGAACAGTGAAATCCTATGATAATTTTACCGTTTTATTAATGGATGTTGAACATAAGCAACATCTTATCTACAAGCACGCTATTTCTACATTCGTTCCAGCCAAGCACGTAGAGTTGTTAGAAACTGAATGA
- a CDS encoding rhodanese-like domain-containing protein, translated as MKSMETTQLLELLDANEDLYIIDVREDDEVAHGMIPGAQHIALATIPERLEELDVTKPYIIVCKAGGRSANACAYLEAHGFDVTNLEGGMLAYDGELEFK; from the coding sequence ATGAAATCAATGGAAACAACACAATTATTAGAACTATTGGATGCAAATGAAGATTTATATATTATTGATGTACGTGAAGACGATGAGGTTGCACACGGCATGATCCCTGGCGCACAGCATATTGCTCTTGCTACAATCCCTGAGCGCCTAGAAGAATTAGATGTCACAAAGCCATATATTATTGTTTGTAAGGCAGGAGGACGCTCTGCCAATGCCTGCGCTTACTTAGAGGCACATGGATTCGATGTAACAAACCTTGAAGGCGGCATGCTTGCATATGATGGTGAGTTGGAGTTTAAATAA
- the cobT gene encoding nicotinate-nucleotide--dimethylbenzimidazole phosphoribosyltransferase, producing MQLLQSTIHNIQGVQKEMMEQAKMRIDTLCKPPGSLGKLESIAVQLAGITEQLVPSLEQKVMIVCAADHGVCEEGVTSNPQDVTLLQTLNFPKGGTGVCAIARITNTKVVTVDVGVKGDIPPDAGVIMQKIKYGTANMARGSAMSREEAIQSIEVGIHVAMEEIAQGATVLGTGEMGIGNTTPSAAILAVLTGCDPIDVTGFGAGVGQGGIAHKVAVIKKAIAINQPNPKDIIDVLAKVGGLEIGAMAGVILAAAAHRKPVVIDGFISTIAALIAYKLEPKVKDYMIPSHASEEPGAKMAAELLGIEPMLHMNMRLGEGSGAALAFPILDAACSMMKNMATLEETMKLEKPNNV from the coding sequence ATGCAATTATTACAAAGTACAATTCATAACATTCAGGGTGTTCAGAAGGAGATGATGGAGCAAGCAAAAATGCGAATCGATACACTATGTAAGCCTCCGGGAAGTTTAGGGAAACTGGAGTCCATTGCTGTACAGCTTGCTGGAATAACAGAACAGTTAGTGCCAAGCCTTGAACAAAAGGTCATGATTGTTTGTGCGGCAGATCATGGTGTTTGTGAGGAGGGTGTTACATCCAATCCACAAGATGTTACGCTCCTTCAAACATTAAATTTTCCGAAGGGTGGTACAGGTGTTTGTGCGATTGCCCGTATAACGAATACAAAGGTTGTCACAGTAGATGTTGGTGTTAAAGGGGATATTCCGCCTGATGCTGGTGTTATAATGCAGAAAATTAAATATGGCACTGCTAATATGGCAAGAGGTTCTGCTATGTCCAGAGAGGAAGCGATTCAATCTATTGAAGTCGGGATTCATGTGGCAATGGAGGAAATAGCACAGGGAGCTACTGTACTTGGAACAGGGGAAATGGGGATTGGTAATACAACACCAAGCGCTGCTATATTAGCTGTTTTGACGGGCTGTGATCCTATTGATGTTACAGGGTTTGGTGCAGGTGTTGGTCAAGGGGGCATTGCACATAAAGTAGCTGTTATTAAAAAAGCCATTGCGATTAATCAACCAAATCCTAAAGATATAATTGATGTACTGGCTAAAGTTGGAGGGCTAGAGATAGGAGCGATGGCTGGTGTTATACTTGCTGCTGCTGCACATCGTAAGCCTGTTGTAATTGATGGTTTTATTTCGACTATTGCTGCACTTATTGCCTATAAGCTTGAGCCGAAAGTAAAGGATTATATGATTCCTTCTCATGCCTCAGAGGAGCCGGGTGCTAAAATGGCTGCTGAATTGCTTGGCATTGAGCCGATGCTACATATGAATATGCGCTTAGGAGAAGGCTCTGGCGCAGCCTTAGCCTTCCCGATTTTGGATGCGGCTTGCTCAATGATGAAAAATATGGCGACATTAGAGGAAACGATGAAATTAGAAAAACCAAACAATGTGTGA
- a CDS encoding trimeric intracellular cation channel family protein, whose amino-acid sequence MAWEVFSIIGTIAFAISGAIIAMEEEYDLFGVYILGIVTAFGGGAIRNLLIGLPVTTLWGQDMMFQIALAAITIFFIFPHHLIQHWHRWGNFTDAIGLSAFAIQGALYAVKLDMPISAVIVAAVLTGSGGGIVRDLLARRKPLVLRDEVYGVWAALAGLIIGLEMFTGDIFLYILFAIITALRILSYMLKWRLPLRKLNRA is encoded by the coding sequence ATGGCTTGGGAAGTTTTTAGTATTATTGGAACAATTGCCTTTGCTATTTCAGGAGCAATTATTGCAATGGAAGAGGAGTACGATTTATTCGGTGTTTATATATTGGGAATTGTGACAGCCTTTGGGGGCGGAGCTATCCGAAATTTATTGATTGGTCTGCCTGTTACAACATTATGGGGGCAAGATATGATGTTCCAAATTGCACTTGCAGCCATTACAATCTTTTTTATTTTTCCGCATCACCTTATCCAGCACTGGCATCGCTGGGGTAATTTCACAGATGCCATTGGTTTATCCGCATTTGCAATTCAGGGTGCGCTCTATGCGGTCAAACTCGATATGCCCATCAGTGCCGTTATTGTCGCTGCTGTTTTAACAGGCTCAGGTGGAGGCATTGTGCGCGATTTATTAGCACGACGAAAGCCTTTAGTGCTTCGTGATGAAGTCTATGGCGTATGGGCTGCACTTGCAGGTCTAATTATTGGGCTTGAAATGTTTACAGGAGATATTTTTCTCTATATTTTATTTGCTATCATTACAGCATTACGTATTCTTTCTTATATGTTGAAATGGCGTTTACCCTTACGTAAATTAAACAGAGCATAA
- a CDS encoding methionine gamma-lyase family protein, whose translation MTFTTNLSAQTLALAAKIEGKVQPYHAKVEEMAFYNQQKVLGAFRKHQVSDYHLHPSNGYGYDDEGRDNLERVYAEVFGAEAAIVRPQIISGTHAITLSLFGVLRPGDELLYISGQPYDTLQAIVDGGDRDTGSLKDYNIGYRHVDLLDNQAIDWDGVAAAITERTKMIAIQRSKGYATRPSFTVADIADMCATVRKLAPHAVIFVDNCYGEFVEAQEPTEVGADLMAGSLIKNPGGGLAKIGGYIAGRADLVEKCAYRMTSPGIGAEAGATLNTLADFYQGFFLAPHVVSQSLKGAIFTAAMLEEIGMSTSPSYNASRTDLIQSVSFQTAEQMIAFCREIQANSPINAHYAPEPAYMPGYEDDVIMAAGTFIQGSSIELTADGPIRPPFTAFIQGGLTYEHVKFAICSAVQAIQNS comes from the coding sequence ATGACGTTTACGACAAATTTATCAGCACAAACGCTAGCATTAGCGGCAAAAATAGAGGGAAAAGTTCAACCCTATCATGCAAAAGTGGAGGAAATGGCATTTTATAATCAGCAAAAAGTATTAGGGGCTTTTCGTAAGCATCAGGTGAGCGACTATCATCTACATCCATCAAATGGCTATGGCTACGATGATGAGGGGCGCGATAATTTAGAGCGTGTTTATGCGGAGGTATTTGGCGCAGAGGCAGCCATTGTACGACCACAAATTATTTCAGGAACACATGCGATTACACTTAGTCTATTCGGTGTACTACGACCTGGCGATGAACTGCTGTATATTTCAGGTCAGCCATATGATACATTGCAAGCCATTGTCGATGGTGGTGACCGAGATACCGGCTCATTAAAGGATTACAATATTGGCTATCGACATGTTGATTTATTGGATAATCAAGCCATTGATTGGGACGGAGTAGCAGCAGCCATTACCGAGCGCACGAAAATGATTGCTATTCAACGCTCTAAGGGCTATGCGACACGTCCATCTTTTACAGTTGCTGATATTGCGGATATGTGTGCGACAGTGCGTAAATTAGCACCACACGCTGTTATTTTTGTTGATAATTGTTATGGTGAGTTTGTAGAGGCACAGGAGCCAACAGAGGTTGGGGCTGATTTAATGGCAGGCTCACTTATTAAAAATCCAGGTGGCGGCTTAGCAAAAATCGGTGGCTATATTGCAGGGCGTGCAGATTTAGTGGAAAAATGTGCTTATCGTATGACATCTCCAGGGATTGGGGCAGAAGCGGGCGCTACCTTAAATACATTGGCTGATTTTTATCAAGGGTTTTTCTTAGCGCCACATGTGGTATCACAATCATTAAAGGGTGCTATTTTTACCGCAGCGATGCTAGAGGAAATTGGAATGAGCACCTCGCCAAGCTACAATGCAAGTCGTACAGATTTAATTCAATCGGTTTCATTCCAAACAGCTGAGCAAATGATTGCCTTTTGTCGTGAAATCCAAGCGAATTCACCGATTAATGCCCACTATGCACCTGAACCAGCCTATATGCCGGGCTATGAGGATGATGTCATTATGGCAGCAGGCACATTTATACAAGGCTCCAGCATTGAGCTAACAGCAGATGGCCCAATACGCCCACCATTTACAGCGTTTATCCAAGGAGGATTAACGTATGAGCATGTAAAATTTGCCATTTGCAGTGCGGTGCAGGCGATTCAAAATAGCTAA
- a CDS encoding MerR family transcriptional regulator: MSREIRRTMPLLSMSIVMQLTELSARQIRYYEEHHLIEPHRTEGNRRMFSLNDVDTLLEIKDYLEQGMNMAKIKKIFAKKNNPAATIDEQDLSDSELRKIMREEMRQAQRMQKASIRRGDLSRFY, encoded by the coding sequence ATGAGTCGTGAAATTAGACGAACGATGCCGTTATTATCGATGAGTATTGTGATGCAATTAACAGAACTTTCGGCACGACAAATTCGTTATTATGAAGAACACCATTTAATTGAGCCGCACCGAACAGAGGGCAACCGTCGCATGTTTTCATTAAACGATGTCGACACATTGCTTGAAATTAAAGATTATTTAGAGCAGGGTATGAATATGGCAAAAATTAAAAAGATTTTTGCGAAAAAGAACAATCCTGCTGCAACGATTGATGAACAAGATTTAAGTGATTCAGAATTACGCAAGATTATGCGTGAGGAAATGCGTCAAGCACAGCGCATGCAAAAAGCATCCATCCGACGCGGGGATTTATCTCGTTTCTATTAA
- the glnA gene encoding type I glutamate--ammonia ligase, producing MGKYTKEDIKRLIEEKHVSFIRLQFTDILGTIKNVEIPVSQLDKALDNKMMFDGSSIEGFVRIEESDMYLYPDLDSFVVFPWTSEKGKVARFICDVYTAKGEPFAGDPRNNLKRILKKMEEMGFSSFNLGPEPEFFLFKLDAKGEPTLEVNDHGGYFDLAPTDLGENCRRDIVLELEEMGFEIEASHHEVAPGQHEIDFKYADAITACDNIQTFKLVVKTIARKHGLHATFMPKPLFGEAGSGMHFNVSLFRGKENAFYDASTELGLSETAMQFMAGVLAHVQGFTAVTNPTVNSYKRLVPGYEAPCYVAWSAQNRSPLIRIPSARGLSTRVEVRSVDPSANPYLAMAVILEAGLEGIRQQLTPPAAINRNIYVMSEEERKANGIENLPPALDDALALLAKDKVAQAALGEHIYANFKEAKEIEFDMYRTTVHQWERDQYLKMY from the coding sequence GTGGGTAAATACACAAAAGAGGACATTAAACGTCTTATCGAAGAAAAACATGTAAGCTTTATTCGTTTACAATTTACAGATATTCTTGGCACAATCAAAAACGTTGAGATTCCTGTAAGTCAACTAGACAAAGCATTAGATAATAAAATGATGTTTGATGGCTCATCTATTGAAGGCTTCGTTCGCATTGAAGAATCAGATATGTATTTATATCCTGATCTTGATTCTTTCGTAGTATTCCCTTGGACTTCTGAAAAAGGAAAAGTTGCACGTTTTATTTGTGATGTATATACAGCTAAAGGCGAACCGTTTGCTGGTGACCCACGTAATAACCTGAAACGAATTCTGAAAAAAATGGAAGAAATGGGCTTCTCAAGCTTCAATTTAGGGCCTGAGCCAGAATTCTTCTTATTCAAATTAGATGCAAAAGGCGAACCAACATTAGAAGTAAATGACCATGGCGGTTACTTCGATTTAGCGCCAACTGACCTTGGTGAAAACTGCCGTCGTGATATTGTATTAGAGTTGGAAGAAATGGGCTTTGAAATCGAAGCATCTCACCATGAGGTAGCACCTGGGCAGCATGAAATCGACTTTAAATATGCAGATGCTATAACAGCTTGTGACAATATCCAAACATTTAAGCTTGTTGTAAAAACAATTGCACGTAAGCACGGCTTGCATGCTACATTTATGCCGAAGCCTTTATTTGGCGAAGCTGGTTCTGGTATGCACTTTAATGTGTCATTATTTAGAGGTAAGGAAAATGCATTCTACGATGCATCTACTGAATTAGGACTTTCTGAAACAGCTATGCAGTTTATGGCAGGCGTTCTTGCACATGTTCAAGGCTTTACAGCTGTCACAAATCCAACAGTTAACTCTTATAAACGTCTAGTACCTGGTTATGAAGCACCATGTTATGTAGCATGGTCTGCACAAAACCGTTCACCATTAATTCGTATCCCATCAGCACGTGGTCTTTCTACTCGTGTTGAGGTACGTTCTGTGGACCCATCTGCAAATCCATATTTAGCGATGGCTGTTATTTTAGAAGCGGGTCTAGAAGGTATCCGTCAACAATTAACACCACCAGCAGCGATTAACCGCAATATCTATGTAATGTCAGAGGAAGAGCGTAAAGCGAATGGTATTGAAAACTTACCACCAGCACTTGACGATGCTTTAGCATTACTTGCAAAAGATAAAGTAGCACAAGCAGCTTTAGGTGAGCATATTTACGCAAACTTTAAAGAAGCAAAAGAAATCGAATTCGATATGTACCGCACAACTGTCCATCAGTGGGAGCGCGATCAGTATTTAAAAATGTATTAA